The Halotia branconii CENA392 region GCCAGCCATCGGCACTTAGGCGCATTCGGTTACAGCGATCGCAAAAACACTCTGACATCTGACTAATAAACCCTAGTGTTCCCTGCGCCCCCGGAATTTTAAAGACATCAGCAGGGCCAGCACCGCGAACTTGAGATTCTGACAAGCCCCAACGCTGGCAGATTTGTTGACGTAATTCGGCTGAAGATACCCAACCGCGATCGCCAAATAATTGCCAGTTACCAATAGGCATAAATTCGATAAACCGGACATGCCACTGTTTATTAATTGTCAAAGCAGCTAAATTTAAAACTTCGTGGTCATTAACACCGGGAATAATTACTACGTTCAGCTTGAGTGGGTCAAATCCTACATGATAGGCAGATTGAATCCCATCCCAGACTTGTTGCCAACGAGAACGACCGTTGTTACCAATAATTTGGTTAAAGATGTCTGGATCGAGAGAATCTAAGCTAATATTAATCCGCCGTAAACCAGCATCGTAGAGACTTTGCGCCATTGGAGCGAGTAAAAACCCATTGGTCGTCATTGAGAGGTCTTGTGTTTGAGGAAATGAGGCGATCGCTTTGACTAAATCCACCACACGAGGACGCAGCAGAGGTTCTCCACCAGTCAGACGAAACCGGGTAAAGCCTACAGGGATAAATACTTTTTGAATTAAGGTGAGTAATTCTTCGTCAGTTAATAATTGTTGCTTGAGGATATAGTTGAGTTCTGCCCCCTCTGGCATACAGTACTGACAACGGAAATTGCAGCGATCAATGAGGCTAATTCGTAGATAATCTACTTGATTCATTTTTGTTATGGGTTTTATAGCCTGTACACAAAAGATAAGATTTTTATTAATTGCTTGCTATATTAATTTTTCTAGGGTTCTTCTAAATTAACGCGCCTAGAATATATTTGCGAATTTGATAGCGATCGCACCGAAGAGGCAGAGGGAAAGGGAGCAGGGAGCAGAGGGAACAAGCCCTTGTTCCCCGCTTCTTTTGACCCAAACTGTAATGACTTAAACCCGGATAATCAAAACCTCAGCTAGCTTAGAGGGTTAACTGAGGAATTGATTAACTATATAAATCTACAATTTGCTTATACCATTTCACAAAATTACTGATACAAATTACTTTTCTTACT contains the following coding sequences:
- the moaA gene encoding GTP 3',8-cyclase MoaA — translated: MNQVDYLRISLIDRCNFRCQYCMPEGAELNYILKQQLLTDEELLTLIQKVFIPVGFTRFRLTGGEPLLRPRVVDLVKAIASFPQTQDLSMTTNGFLLAPMAQSLYDAGLRRINISLDSLDPDIFNQIIGNNGRSRWQQVWDGIQSAYHVGFDPLKLNVVIIPGVNDHEVLNLAALTINKQWHVRFIEFMPIGNWQLFGDRGWVSSAELRQQICQRWGLSESQVRGAGPADVFKIPGAQGTLGFISQMSECFCDRCNRMRLSADGWLRPCLLNETGQIDLKTALRSGVSTMQLQEQVKKLLALKPEINFKQRDSGTAAAYSRTMSQIGG